Proteins encoded within one genomic window of Haematobia irritans isolate KBUSLIRL chromosome 5, ASM5000362v1, whole genome shotgun sequence:
- the Roe1 gene encoding grpE protein homolog, mitochondrial Roe1 yields the protein MATKQIVHLHSSRLISMLSTKSQWKNLLSISTARQYSNEKPASEQETSTSDAANPADQIKKLTEDLEATNKEVTTLKEKNDELMDKYRRSLADSENLRVRLNKQIADAKVFGIQSFCKDLLEVADTLGQATKAVPQDQLENNPHLKNLYEGLTMTNASLLQVFKRHGLEAMNPLNEKFNPNMHEALFQKVDASVDPDTVIEVTKLGYKLHDRVIRPALVGVSKSS from the exons ATGGCAACAAAACAAATAGTTCATTTACATAGTAGCCGACTAATCTCAATGTTAAGCACCAAATCTCAATGGAAGAA cCTCTTGTCTATTTCCACCGCCAGACAGTATAGTAATGAGAAACCGGCTTCAGAACAAGAGACATCAACGTCGGATGCAGCAAATCCTGCTGACCAAATTAAGAAACTCACCGAAGATTTGGAAGCTACAAATAAAGAAGTTACTACGCTGAAAGAGAAAAATGATGAACTTATGGATAAATATCGTCGTTCCTTGGCGGACAGTGAGAATTTAAGAGTCCGTCTCAATAAACAAATTGCAGATGCCAAGGTATTTGGTATACAATCGTTTTGCAAGGATTTACTAGAAGTAGCCGATACTTTGGGTCAAGCCACAAAAGCAGTACCTCAAGATCAA CTGGAAAATAATCCCCATTTGAAGAACTTATACGAGGGCCTGACAATGACAAATGCCTCATTACTGCAAGTCTTTAAACGCCATGGTTTAGAAGCTATGAAtcctttaaatgaaaaattcaatCCTAATATGCATGAAGCCTTGTTCCAAAAG GTTGATGCCTCTGTGGATCCTGATACAGTCATTGAAGTTACCAAATTAGGTTATAAACTACATGATCGTGTCATACGACCTGCTTTGGTTGGTGTATCCAAATCTTCGTAA